Proteins from a single region of Natrinema amylolyticum:
- a CDS encoding phosphotransferase family protein: protein MAEERTNYFDRLVDLDALEAFLTAHLGSTDVFEVDRHSGGHSNETLFVTWGDQDLVIRRPPPGETADTAHDVIREYTVLEALQDTEVPVPTTVVATEDHDIIGSDFYVMEQLDGIVIRDSEPEQFGTPSDRTQMGTEMIDTLGAIHNVDYEAVGLEEFGHPDGFTQRQVDRWEQQYEWALEVTADAREIPEIHELTEWLQANVPSDHPHTLVHGDYKLDNVMFGSDAPPEIAAVLDWEMSTIGDPFTDLGWLLSYWPDEDDDTTKVGTAGDAEYLLRDGYHARSELVERYEQATGYTFENDRFYRALAYYKLGGIGEMFFRRHLEGNADNDHYPIMEERVPELARQALRIIDGAN, encoded by the coding sequence ATGGCAGAAGAACGCACGAACTACTTCGACCGACTCGTCGATCTCGACGCCCTCGAGGCGTTTCTGACCGCCCATCTCGGCTCGACAGACGTCTTCGAGGTCGACCGCCACTCGGGCGGTCATTCCAACGAAACGCTGTTCGTCACGTGGGGCGATCAGGACCTCGTCATCCGCCGCCCCCCGCCGGGCGAAACAGCCGATACGGCACACGACGTCATCCGAGAGTACACCGTCCTCGAAGCGCTTCAGGACACCGAGGTTCCGGTTCCGACGACGGTCGTCGCGACCGAGGACCACGACATTATCGGCTCGGATTTCTACGTGATGGAACAGTTAGACGGAATCGTCATCCGCGACAGCGAACCCGAGCAGTTCGGAACCCCCTCGGATCGAACGCAGATGGGGACCGAGATGATCGACACGCTCGGTGCGATTCACAACGTGGACTACGAGGCAGTCGGCCTCGAGGAGTTCGGCCATCCGGACGGGTTCACGCAGCGTCAGGTCGACAGGTGGGAGCAGCAGTACGAGTGGGCGCTCGAGGTGACGGCCGACGCGCGCGAGATCCCCGAAATCCACGAGCTAACCGAGTGGCTGCAGGCGAACGTGCCATCGGACCACCCACACACGCTCGTCCACGGCGATTACAAGCTCGACAACGTGATGTTCGGCTCCGACGCGCCGCCGGAGATCGCCGCCGTCCTCGACTGGGAGATGTCGACGATCGGTGATCCGTTCACCGATCTCGGCTGGCTACTGTCGTACTGGCCTGACGAAGACGATGACACCACCAAGGTCGGCACCGCCGGCGACGCCGAATACCTGCTCCGGGACGGCTATCACGCGCGGTCGGAACTCGTCGAGCGATACGAGCAAGCGACGGGCTACACCTTCGAGAACGACCGATTCTACCGGGCACTGGCCTACTACAAGCTGGGCGGGATCGGCGAGATGTTCTTCCGTCGC
- a CDS encoding acyl-CoA dehydrogenase family protein, producing the protein MDISPSTELQSYLDDLDEFIENEIKPLEEEHIEYFDKRREHARTDWDSGGEPDEEWLELLQEMRERADEAGFFRFALPEEVGGDEGSNFAMAVIREHLANKGLGLHNVLQNEASVVGNTVFPQILLRFGTDEQQEMIEDVITGETGVAFGLTEPDHGSDATWMDTTAERDGDEWIINGAKRWNSGMHAAEYDLVFARTSGEDGDADGITAFLVPTDTDGFEVDYFWWTFNMPTDHAEVSIDDVRVPDSAILGEEGQGLHIAQFFVHENRIRQAAASLGAAQFCIDEAVDYANERETWGKPISRRQAIQFPLAELHTEAEMLRNTIRKTARLLDDEGEMVTESESSISQLVAMCNYKANDLVCRAADRAMQVHGGVGYSRHKPFEHIYRHHRRYRITEGSEEIQKRRVAGHLFDFI; encoded by the coding sequence ATGGATATCAGTCCATCAACGGAGCTGCAGTCGTATCTGGATGACCTCGACGAATTCATCGAGAACGAAATCAAGCCGCTCGAGGAGGAACACATCGAATACTTCGACAAACGCCGCGAACACGCACGGACCGACTGGGACTCAGGCGGCGAACCCGACGAGGAGTGGCTAGAACTCCTCCAAGAGATGCGAGAGCGCGCCGACGAGGCAGGGTTCTTCCGGTTCGCGCTCCCCGAGGAGGTCGGCGGCGACGAGGGATCGAACTTCGCGATGGCGGTGATTCGCGAGCACCTGGCGAACAAGGGACTCGGGCTACACAACGTCCTCCAGAACGAGGCGTCGGTCGTCGGCAACACCGTCTTCCCCCAGATTCTGCTCCGGTTCGGAACCGACGAACAGCAGGAGATGATCGAAGACGTCATCACCGGCGAGACGGGCGTCGCCTTCGGGCTCACCGAACCCGACCACGGCAGCGATGCGACGTGGATGGATACGACCGCCGAAAGGGACGGCGACGAGTGGATCATCAACGGTGCCAAACGATGGAACAGCGGTATGCACGCCGCAGAGTACGACCTCGTGTTCGCCCGGACCAGCGGCGAGGACGGTGATGCCGACGGCATCACGGCGTTCCTGGTACCGACGGACACCGACGGCTTCGAGGTCGACTACTTCTGGTGGACGTTCAACATGCCGACCGACCACGCCGAGGTGTCGATCGACGACGTTCGCGTGCCGGATTCGGCAATCCTCGGCGAGGAGGGACAGGGACTGCACATCGCTCAGTTCTTCGTCCACGAGAATCGCATCCGACAGGCCGCGGCGAGTCTCGGTGCCGCGCAGTTCTGTATCGACGAGGCCGTCGACTACGCGAACGAACGGGAGACGTGGGGCAAGCCCATCTCGAGGCGACAGGCCATCCAGTTCCCGCTCGCGGAACTACATACGGAAGCGGAGATGCTCCGGAACACGATCCGCAAGACGGCCCGTCTGCTGGACGACGAGGGCGAAATGGTGACCGAATCGGAGTCGTCGATCAGCCAACTCGTCGCGATGTGCAATTACAAGGCGAACGACCTCGTCTGTCGGGCGGCAGACCGCGCGATGCAGGTTCACGGTGGCGTCGGGTACAGCCGGCATAAGCCGTTCGAGCACATCTACCGCCACCACCGCCGGTACCGCATCACGGAAGGCTCCGAAGAAATTCAGAAGCGCCGCGTCGCGGGCCACCTGTTCGATTTCATCTGA
- a CDS encoding class I adenylate-forming enzyme family protein gives MSGLTVGHLVQRNARKYPDQEAAVHRSDGRRVGAYTYTEFESRVTRVANGLADLGVRAGDTVALYMKNNVETLECFVGAMLIGARPVPVNHRFKGQEVSYVLDDSGPEVAILDAFGADTIGDIHDDPIVPVETFLSVDEDPPAFASSYEAFLENASADAVDVVPDRQDQAALMYTSGTTGRPKGCRFTHDNLLTLAADGVYEGDYLEPGNRHLIVTPLFHVGAFVPFITNLYVGGTTIVTDGFDPERVLTLLEEESINSSYFVPTQSRMLLSVDDVADYDLSAFESYGTGAAPSSADLKREIIETFDTDLVESFGQTEAMATRLPPERTLEKADSVGRPSLNLEMKVVDDAGNRLPRGEIGRAAYKGPSVFDGYHNMPEKTDDVYDEDGWFVSDDLIKRDEEGFVYFVGRADDMIVSGGENVHPAEVEEVIHEHPAVNEVAVVGVPDERWGERVKAVVVPEDDATDLEADDIASHVEERVAGYKKPREVEFRSELPRNPTGKVLKSDLT, from the coding sequence ATGAGTGGGCTGACCGTCGGTCATCTGGTACAGCGAAACGCACGGAAATATCCGGACCAAGAAGCCGCCGTTCACCGTTCTGACGGACGCCGAGTCGGAGCGTACACGTACACCGAATTCGAGTCACGGGTTACTCGGGTCGCGAACGGGCTCGCCGACCTGGGTGTCCGTGCCGGTGACACCGTCGCGTTGTATATGAAGAACAACGTCGAAACGCTCGAGTGTTTCGTCGGCGCGATGCTGATCGGCGCGCGTCCGGTGCCGGTGAACCATCGGTTCAAAGGCCAAGAGGTGAGCTACGTTCTCGACGACAGCGGACCCGAGGTCGCGATACTCGACGCTTTCGGTGCGGACACGATCGGCGACATCCACGACGACCCCATCGTTCCCGTCGAGACGTTCCTCTCCGTGGACGAGGATCCCCCGGCGTTCGCTAGCTCCTACGAGGCGTTCCTCGAGAACGCGTCGGCCGACGCCGTCGACGTCGTTCCCGACCGTCAGGATCAGGCGGCGCTGATGTACACGAGCGGGACTACCGGGCGACCGAAGGGGTGTCGATTCACCCACGACAACTTGCTGACGCTCGCGGCGGACGGCGTCTACGAGGGCGACTACCTCGAGCCGGGTAACCGTCACCTGATCGTCACGCCGTTGTTTCACGTCGGCGCGTTCGTTCCCTTCATCACGAACCTCTACGTCGGCGGAACGACGATCGTCACCGACGGGTTCGATCCGGAGCGCGTGTTGACCCTCCTCGAGGAGGAGTCGATCAATTCCTCGTACTTCGTCCCGACCCAGAGCCGGATGCTCCTGTCGGTAGACGACGTCGCGGACTACGACCTCTCAGCGTTCGAGAGCTACGGCACGGGCGCCGCGCCCTCGAGTGCGGACCTCAAACGCGAAATCATCGAAACGTTCGACACCGACCTCGTCGAGAGCTTCGGTCAGACGGAGGCGATGGCGACCCGGTTGCCGCCCGAACGAACGCTCGAGAAGGCCGACAGCGTCGGCCGGCCGTCGCTGAACCTCGAGATGAAAGTCGTCGACGATGCCGGGAACCGGCTCCCCCGCGGCGAGATCGGCCGCGCGGCGTACAAGGGACCGTCGGTGTTCGACGGCTACCACAACATGCCCGAGAAGACCGACGACGTGTACGACGAGGACGGCTGGTTCGTTTCCGACGACCTCATCAAACGGGACGAAGAGGGGTTCGTCTACTTCGTCGGCCGCGCCGACGACATGATCGTCTCGGGCGGCGAGAACGTCCACCCGGCCGAAGTCGAGGAAGTGATCCACGAACACCCGGCCGTCAACGAGGTCGCCGTCGTCGGCGTTCCCGACGAGAGGTGGGGCGAACGTGTCAAAGCCGTCGTCGTCCCGGAAGACGACGCGACCGACCTCGAGGCCGACGATATCGCGTCTCACGTCGAGGAACGGGTCGCCGGCTACAAGAAGCCTCGAGAGGTCGAGTTCCGATCGGAACTGCCGCGAAATCCGACCGGAAAGGTGCTCAAATCAGACCTCACCTGA
- a CDS encoding phosphotransferase family protein — MTLEVDDITGELEPYLSGRLADSDVTVTDLERHTEGWSRQTMSFTTTWTDGGTERSERLVARVDPGHGEERQFDYRNEIQTEFETMRSVYEADVDVPVPEPYWFEADQSVLGGPFFLVSHRPGTAPVTWDPRDRNSLYDSWDRDGKPLPNQLVDVIANIHELDGDDVPCLETKDPQAFVDDTLELQRRSYEATKLVDEPAVNEIIDWLEANKPEVPETTLVHGDLRIGNMLLHDESVSAVLDWEMSAIGDPMFDVAYSSLRYFAGKLVEPTERPNLAGAVVDREWFYDEYEKRTGRTIDPDRLRYWRVFGAFRMMNSGIGGAYRFHTGESDDVRSAWFQYIVPGLIEDMLDLIEADRT, encoded by the coding sequence ATGACACTCGAGGTGGACGATATCACGGGCGAACTCGAGCCATACCTCTCCGGCCGATTGGCGGATAGCGACGTTACGGTAACTGACCTCGAGCGCCACACGGAAGGGTGGTCCAGGCAGACGATGTCGTTTACGACCACCTGGACTGATGGCGGTACCGAGCGGTCCGAACGGCTCGTCGCACGCGTCGACCCAGGCCACGGCGAGGAGCGACAGTTCGATTACCGCAACGAGATCCAGACCGAGTTCGAGACCATGCGGTCGGTGTACGAAGCGGACGTCGACGTTCCCGTTCCGGAACCCTACTGGTTCGAAGCGGACCAGTCGGTGCTCGGCGGGCCGTTCTTCCTGGTCAGCCACCGGCCGGGAACGGCACCAGTGACCTGGGATCCGCGCGATCGAAACTCGCTGTACGACTCCTGGGACCGCGACGGAAAGCCTCTTCCGAACCAACTCGTCGACGTCATCGCGAACATCCACGAACTCGACGGCGACGACGTCCCCTGTCTCGAGACGAAAGATCCCCAGGCGTTCGTCGACGATACGCTCGAATTGCAGCGACGCAGTTACGAGGCGACGAAACTCGTCGACGAGCCGGCCGTCAACGAGATCATCGACTGGCTCGAGGCGAACAAGCCGGAGGTGCCCGAAACGACGCTCGTCCACGGCGACCTCCGGATCGGAAACATGCTACTCCACGACGAGTCGGTCTCGGCCGTGCTCGACTGGGAGATGTCGGCGATCGGCGATCCGATGTTCGACGTGGCGTACTCCTCGCTGCGGTACTTCGCCGGGAAACTCGTCGAGCCCACCGAACGACCGAACTTGGCCGGTGCGGTCGTCGACCGCGAGTGGTTCTACGACGAGTACGAGAAGCGAACTGGACGGACGATCGACCCGGATCGTCTGCGGTACTGGCGGGTCTTCGGTGCGTTCCGGATGATGAACAGCGGTATCGGCGGCGCGTACCGATTCCACACCGGCGAGAGCGACGATGTCCGAAGCGCCTGGTTCCAGTACATCGTTCCCGGATTGATCGAGGACATGCTCGATCTGATCGAAGCCGATCGTACCTGA